Proteins encoded by one window of Cannabis sativa cultivar Pink pepper isolate KNU-18-1 chromosome 4, ASM2916894v1, whole genome shotgun sequence:
- the LOC115715301 gene encoding uncharacterized protein LOC115715301 yields the protein MENNNNTMSVLAKTDSEVSSLTQSSPSRSPSRGSRPVYYVQSPSRDSSHDGEKTTNSFNSSPVLSPGGSPPHSHSNSSLGPHSRESSSTRFSGSRKQSGGGGGSNRKGSSWKPWKDQFDSIEEEGLLDDDANSRGLSRRSYFMAFTVGFLVLFSVFSLILWGASRPQRPTIIMKSILFDQFVIQAGTDHSGVATELVSMNSTVKLTFRNTATFFGVHVTSSPLDLSYSQLTVATGTIRKFYQSRKSQRSIKVTMKGSGIPLYGGGASLMSMNGVPLQPVPLTLNFMVRSRAYVLGRLVKPKFYKRIQCSVVMIPKKMNSPLTLKNKCIYH from the exons ATggagaacaacaacaacacaatGTCGGTGCTAGCCAAGACTGACTCGGAAGTGAGCAGCCTAACTCAGTCATCACCCTCCCGATCACCCAGTCGAGGTAGCAGACCAGTCTACTACGTTCAAAGCCCATCTCGTGACTCTTCCCACGATGGTGAAAAGACCACAAACTCGTTTAACTCGAGCCCAGTACTGAGTCCAGGTGGATCGCCTCCTCACTCTCACTCCAACTCCTCACTCGGTCCACACTCCAGGGAGTCATCTTCCACTCGCTTCTCTGGCTCAAGAAAACAAAGCGGCGGCGGCGGCGGCTCGAACCGGAAAGGGTCGAGCTGGAAGCCGTGGAAGGACCAGTTTGATTCGATCGAAGAAGAAGGGCTTCTTGATGATGATGCTAACTCTCGTGGTCTGTCTCGTCGTTCTTACTTCATGGCTTTCACTGTTGGGTTTTTAGTACTCTTCTCTGTTTTTTCCTTGATTCTTTGGGGTGCTAGTCGGCCTCAGAGACCTACCATTATTATGAAg aGCATTTTGTTCGATCAATTTGTGATCCAAGCGGGAACAGACCACTCAGGAGTGGCAACTGAATTAGTGTCCATGAATTCGACAGTGAAGCTCACATTTCGTAACACAGCTACATTTTTTGGGGTCCATGTCACCTCATCACCTCTAGATCTCTCCTATTCTCAACTCACAGTTGCCACTGGAACT ATAAGAAAGTTTTACCAGTCAAGAAAAAGTCAAAGATCGATTAAGGTAACAATGAAAGGGAGTGGCATTCCATTGTATGGAGGAGGAGCCAGCTTGATGAGCATGAACGGAGTACCGCTTCAACCGGTGCCACTCACACTTAATTTCATGGTTCGTTCAAGAGCTTATGTGTTAGGAAGATTGGTCAAGCCCAAATTCTATAAGAGGATTCAGTGTTCGGTGGTTATGATTCCCAAGAAAATGAACTCACCTTTGACTCTCAAAAACAAGTGCATTTACCATTAA